A single region of the Parasphingorhabdus litoris DSM 22379 genome encodes:
- the pepN gene encoding aminopeptidase N has protein sequence MPDIQKTDAAMPATQPTIIRREDYRPPAWFIPSIALDFQLGLDHTVVHSLLDVRRSKSAKYEEPLLLDGDGLIPTAVKVDGEAWTDWQLIDGNLQLSLPGTAHEVEITVEIDPSTNTQLMGLYASQDMLCTQCEAEGFRRITFFPDRPDILSRYSVRMEGDKKTFPVLLCNGDKVAEGEVDNGRHWAQWNDPWPKPSYLFALVAGDLVANTDSFTTRSGKPVELNIWVRDGDLPRTGHAMQALKDSMRWDEEVYGREYDLGLFNIVAVSDFNMGAMENKGLNIFNSRYILADPEVATDADFDGIEGVVAHEYFHNWSGNRVTCRDWFQLSLKEGFTVYRDQSFSADMGSAALKRIEDVRILRAAQFPEDAGPLAHPIRPESYQEISNFYTATVYNKGAEVIRMMATLLGAERFRKGTDLYFDRHDGEAATCEDFVVAMEDGGEIDLGKFRGWYRTPGTPRVSAKLSHNPQTGTAKLDLKQSLSANGAPQQPSEMVIPIKIALLDPVTGAHEGEQLVTLDQAAQSFTFEGQKDHPILSINRGFSAPIILESSRTAEELAFLSSHDDDPFARFEAMQQLMASYLVAQVTGTPADRDIILQAIGAVLADDKIDRAFLAELIQLPSEAFLGDQMIEVDPQTIHDAREKLRGKIGVQFERKFRRLYNQCEPGAFSLDAAARADRKLRNVTLGYIAASQVEDAAALAFDQYRDANNMTAMQGALGVLSHMDAEERTWALEDFFKRFKDNALVLDKWFTLQAMSQRSDTVKRVERLANHPEFTLSNPNRVRALYAGFTNNQVRFHDPSGKGYQMIADMVIELDGQNPQTAARFIPSLGRWRRFERGRSDLMRLALEKIAGAPNLSKDVSEQVSKSLA, from the coding sequence ATGCCAGATATCCAAAAGACCGATGCAGCCATGCCTGCGACCCAGCCCACCATTATTCGCCGTGAAGATTATCGCCCTCCGGCCTGGTTCATTCCGTCAATCGCACTCGATTTTCAGCTCGGCCTGGATCACACGGTTGTCCACTCGCTGCTTGACGTGCGGCGTTCCAAATCGGCTAAATATGAAGAGCCTTTGCTTCTCGATGGTGACGGCTTGATCCCGACAGCGGTCAAGGTGGATGGAGAAGCATGGACCGATTGGCAGTTGATTGACGGAAATCTGCAATTGTCGCTACCGGGCACAGCTCATGAAGTGGAAATTACCGTCGAGATTGATCCATCGACTAATACACAGCTTATGGGCCTTTATGCTTCGCAGGATATGCTGTGTACGCAGTGCGAGGCAGAGGGCTTTCGCCGTATCACGTTTTTTCCGGATCGGCCCGATATATTGAGCCGTTATTCGGTGCGGATGGAAGGCGATAAGAAGACCTTTCCGGTCCTGCTGTGTAATGGCGACAAGGTGGCGGAAGGCGAAGTCGACAATGGTCGTCATTGGGCGCAGTGGAACGATCCCTGGCCCAAGCCCAGCTATTTGTTCGCATTGGTTGCCGGTGATCTGGTTGCAAACACGGACAGCTTCACCACCCGTTCTGGCAAACCGGTGGAGCTCAATATCTGGGTTCGCGACGGCGATTTGCCGCGCACCGGCCACGCGATGCAGGCGCTTAAAGATTCAATGCGCTGGGATGAAGAAGTCTATGGCCGCGAATATGATCTCGGGCTGTTTAACATCGTTGCCGTTAGTGATTTCAATATGGGGGCGATGGAAAACAAAGGCCTCAATATCTTCAATTCGCGCTACATATTGGCCGATCCTGAAGTGGCAACTGATGCCGATTTTGACGGCATTGAAGGGGTTGTCGCCCACGAATATTTTCACAATTGGTCAGGAAACCGTGTCACCTGCCGCGATTGGTTTCAACTGAGCCTGAAAGAGGGGTTCACTGTCTACCGCGACCAGAGTTTTTCGGCAGATATGGGCTCAGCTGCACTTAAGCGGATTGAAGATGTCCGTATCTTGCGGGCTGCCCAATTCCCTGAAGATGCCGGGCCATTGGCACACCCGATCCGCCCCGAAAGTTATCAGGAGATATCCAACTTCTACACGGCGACGGTTTATAACAAGGGCGCAGAGGTCATTCGAATGATGGCGACGTTGCTCGGTGCCGAGCGGTTTCGCAAGGGTACAGACCTTTATTTCGACCGCCATGATGGGGAAGCAGCGACATGTGAGGATTTTGTTGTTGCGATGGAAGACGGTGGTGAGATCGACCTTGGAAAATTTCGCGGCTGGTATCGCACGCCAGGCACGCCGCGCGTATCCGCGAAGCTGAGCCACAACCCGCAAACTGGCACGGCCAAGCTGGACCTGAAACAAAGTCTGTCCGCTAACGGTGCACCGCAGCAACCATCGGAAATGGTTATACCGATCAAAATCGCCTTGCTGGATCCAGTAACCGGTGCACATGAAGGTGAGCAACTCGTGACGCTCGACCAAGCGGCGCAGAGTTTTACTTTTGAAGGTCAGAAAGATCATCCAATCCTATCGATTAATCGCGGTTTCTCGGCCCCGATCATATTAGAGAGCAGTCGCACCGCTGAAGAACTTGCGTTTCTGTCATCCCATGATGATGATCCCTTTGCCCGTTTCGAGGCGATGCAGCAGTTGATGGCCAGTTATTTGGTCGCACAGGTGACTGGCACGCCGGCGGATCGCGATATCATTCTGCAGGCCATTGGTGCCGTCTTGGCAGATGACAAAATTGACCGCGCATTTCTAGCGGAATTGATCCAGCTGCCGAGCGAAGCATTTCTGGGCGATCAGATGATTGAGGTTGACCCGCAAACCATTCATGATGCGCGCGAAAAGTTGCGCGGCAAGATCGGTGTGCAGTTTGAACGCAAGTTCCGCCGCCTCTACAACCAATGCGAACCGGGTGCCTTTTCCCTCGATGCAGCAGCGCGGGCCGACCGGAAGCTGCGTAATGTAACACTTGGATATATTGCGGCATCGCAGGTGGAGGATGCAGCTGCACTAGCTTTTGACCAATATCGTGATGCCAATAATATGACCGCCATGCAGGGCGCGCTTGGCGTTTTGTCACATATGGATGCTGAAGAGCGGACCTGGGCGTTGGAAGATTTCTTCAAGCGATTCAAGGACAATGCCTTGGTTCTTGACAAGTGGTTCACGCTGCAGGCGATGTCACAGCGCAGCGATACGGTGAAACGAGTGGAGCGGCTAGCCAATCATCCCGAATTTACGCTTTCCAACCCTAATCGAGTGCGGGCGCTCTATGCTGGCTTTACCAATAATCAGGTTCGCTTTCACGACCCGTCTGGCAAAGGCTATCAGATGATTGCGGATATGGTGATTGAACTGGACGGTCAGAATCCGCAAACCGCAGCGCGCTTCATTCCGTCACTGGGTCGTTGGCGCCGTTTCGAGCGCGGCCGGTCGGACCTGATGCGGCTGGCTTTGGAGAAAATTGCCGGAGCGCCTAACCTGTCGAAAGATGTGTCGGAACAAGTGAGCAAGAGCCTTGCCTGA
- a CDS encoding Rossmann-fold NAD(P)-binding domain-containing protein, with translation MPHLLIFGLGYTTKRLAERLRSDGWQVTGTRREASDGAIAFDSEAEVRAAIDEATHIISSVPPDRNGAEPVLDRYGDNIKTASLQWTGYLSSTGVYGDVKGAWVDESAPIGSGRRKARSRADLGWQALRDDVRVLRLPGIYGPGRNPITRVQQGRAKRIDVPGQVFSRIHVDDIVAAIIASFDGPAGAYNIADDLPAPQHDVIAHAARLIGVVPPPLLSLEDADLSASALGFYEENRRVANGKAKRLLHWKPIYPDYKSGMAGLVE, from the coding sequence ATGCCGCACTTGCTGATTTTTGGACTCGGCTACACAACAAAGCGCCTTGCCGAGAGATTGCGCAGCGACGGCTGGCAAGTTACCGGCACGCGGCGAGAGGCTTCTGACGGCGCCATTGCGTTTGACAGTGAAGCCGAAGTTCGAGCGGCCATTGATGAGGCAACTCATATCATCTCGTCGGTCCCACCGGACCGCAATGGCGCAGAACCGGTGCTCGATCGTTACGGTGACAATATCAAAACCGCATCACTGCAATGGACAGGCTATCTCTCTTCAACCGGAGTTTATGGAGACGTTAAAGGCGCATGGGTTGACGAAAGCGCACCCATTGGTTCCGGACGGCGCAAAGCCCGCAGCCGCGCTGATTTGGGCTGGCAGGCGCTGCGCGATGATGTTCGAGTGCTGCGCCTTCCCGGCATCTATGGTCCGGGCCGCAACCCGATAACCCGCGTGCAGCAGGGCAGAGCCAAGCGGATTGATGTGCCTGGCCAGGTTTTCAGCCGCATCCATGTCGATGATATTGTTGCGGCGATCATCGCCTCTTTCGACGGTCCGGCGGGTGCCTACAATATAGCCGACGACCTCCCGGCACCGCAGCATGACGTTATCGCCCATGCAGCGCGGCTCATCGGTGTTGTTCCGCCTCCATTATTGTCCCTCGAAGACGCTGATCTGTCCGCTTCCGCCTTGGGATTTTATGAGGAAAACCGCCGGGTAGCGAATGGCAAAGCAAAAAGGCTGCTGCACTGGAAGCCCATATATCCCGACTATAAATCGGGCATGGCCGGGCTGGTTGAATAG
- a CDS encoding NAD(P)/FAD-dependent oxidoreductase encodes MKIAIIGSGLSGLACADHLRAAGHEIALFDKARGPGGRMSTRRMASAIGDISFDHGAQYFTARDPAFVSIVREWEKSGVAGRWPVAGDEAWVGVPAMNAPIKALAAGHNVTWSTRIIKMVKADAGWQLQTDDGLIDTVFDQVICAIPAEQAADLLLPWEPNFASIASATLSDPCWTLMLAFDQPSGIADPIFRDDVTIGWAARNSDKPGRDGPETWVVQASPEWSRVHLEDSPEDVTAALSDHFAELAGVSLPPPLVVSAHRWRYARSGRTDSSALYSDEHKLGVCGDWMIGPRIECAWLSGRALAQMILA; translated from the coding sequence ATGAAAATCGCCATTATCGGTTCCGGACTATCCGGCCTTGCCTGTGCCGACCATTTACGGGCCGCGGGGCATGAGATTGCACTGTTCGACAAAGCCCGCGGCCCGGGCGGCAGAATGTCTACCCGGCGTATGGCAAGCGCTATCGGAGACATAAGTTTTGATCATGGCGCACAATATTTCACTGCCCGCGATCCGGCCTTTGTTTCGATTGTACGCGAGTGGGAAAAAAGTGGCGTTGCCGGGCGCTGGCCAGTCGCGGGTGATGAAGCGTGGGTAGGTGTGCCAGCCATGAACGCGCCGATAAAGGCGCTTGCGGCAGGGCATAATGTCACTTGGTCAACGCGGATCATCAAGATGGTCAAGGCGGATGCTGGTTGGCAATTGCAGACGGACGATGGTTTGATTGATACAGTTTTTGATCAGGTGATATGTGCCATTCCCGCGGAACAGGCGGCTGATCTTTTGTTACCGTGGGAACCCAATTTTGCGAGTATTGCCTCTGCCACCCTTTCCGACCCCTGTTGGACATTGATGCTGGCTTTTGATCAGCCTTCAGGAATAGCCGATCCGATATTTCGCGATGACGTGACCATTGGTTGGGCGGCGCGCAACTCTGATAAGCCCGGTCGAGACGGACCGGAAACATGGGTTGTTCAGGCGTCACCGGAGTGGTCCAGAGTACATTTGGAAGACAGCCCAGAAGATGTGACTGCGGCCTTGTCCGATCATTTTGCGGAACTGGCCGGCGTTTCCCTCCCGCCCCCGTTGGTCGTTTCGGCGCATCGCTGGCGCTATGCGCGATCGGGCCGTACAGATTCCAGCGCGCTGTATAGCGATGAGCACAAGCTTGGGGTTTGTGGCGACTGGATGATTGGGCCTCGTATCGAATGTGCGTGGCTGTCGGGCAGGGCGCTCGCCCAGATGATATTGGCTTGA
- a CDS encoding thiol-disulfide oxidoreductase DCC family protein yields the protein MAEVTVWYDGSCPLCVREIALMKRLDRNNAIEFIDLMRFETPCPVDRKLMMTRFHASEKGTLHSGAAAFAAMWRAIPLLHPLGLAAKQSWILNLLERLYNLFLHVRPHLQKLVGGRKNHDQTKA from the coding sequence ATGGCCGAAGTTACAGTCTGGTATGACGGCAGCTGCCCCTTATGTGTGAGAGAAATTGCGTTGATGAAACGCCTGGACAGAAATAACGCCATTGAATTTATCGACCTTATGCGTTTTGAAACACCCTGCCCGGTGGACCGCAAATTGATGATGACACGCTTCCATGCATCGGAAAAAGGTACACTCCATTCCGGTGCGGCGGCTTTTGCAGCCATGTGGCGCGCAATACCGCTGCTACACCCGCTTGGGCTAGCGGCCAAACAGTCCTGGATTTTAAATCTGCTGGAGCGACTATATAACCTGTTTCTGCATGTCCGGCCGCACTTGCAAAAACTGGTTGGTGGAAGGAAAAATCATGATCAGACCAAAGCCTGA
- a CDS encoding DUF427 domain-containing protein yields the protein MIRPKPDPVREGQESVWDYPRPAIAEPCASRIMIEHHGVVIANTQSSIRTLETSHPPSYYIAPQDIMPGVLHRAEGSSFCEWKGSATYWDVVIGDIRLPQVGWSYPNPSETFAMLRDHVAFYAAPFDRCSVDGETVTPQPGAFYGGWITSKLAGPFKGIPGSRGW from the coding sequence ATGATCAGACCAAAGCCTGATCCAGTTCGCGAAGGGCAAGAAAGCGTCTGGGATTATCCGCGCCCGGCTATCGCAGAACCGTGCGCATCCCGGATCATGATCGAACATCACGGCGTGGTGATCGCCAACACACAGTCAAGCATTCGCACGCTCGAAACCAGCCACCCGCCGAGCTATTACATCGCTCCGCAAGACATAATGCCGGGCGTGCTGCACCGAGCGGAGGGCAGTTCCTTTTGCGAATGGAAAGGATCAGCCACCTATTGGGATGTGGTGATTGGTGACATCCGGTTGCCGCAGGTTGGTTGGAGCTACCCCAATCCCAGCGAAACTTTCGCCATGTTGCGCGACCATGTTGCATTTTATGCTGCGCCATTTGATCGCTGCTCGGTTGACGGAGAAACGGTAACGCCGCAGCCGGGTGCATTTTATGGTGGCTGGATCACCAGCAAGCTGGCAGGTCCTTTCAAAGGTATTCCAGGCAGCAGAGGGTGGTGA
- a CDS encoding ABC1 kinase family protein yields the protein MARDKGDPKSRSVPRGRLSRFSQFGRLAGGVAGGMMAEGARRLANGERPAVRDMMLTPGNVSRVADRLSHLRGAAMKLGQMISMDAGDMLPPELAEIMAKLRQNAHRMPPQQLQKVLAEQWGQNWRKRFSHFGATPIAAASIGQVHRAMPADGRDLAIKVQYPGVQESIDADVDNVAALLKISNLLPRELDIGPLLAEAKKQLHEEADYRREGEYLTRFGTLLAGSSDYIIPVLDEEFTTDRVLAMSFVDGKAIETLVDAPQETRDATMHLLFQLVLREIFEFGVIQSDPNFANYRYQPDTGKLILLDFGATRPVRPDIAKAYKRLIEAAFNGDRDAVRKAALAAGFVSETAVAKHRPRIDRMIDIILGELNQPGLFDFSDRSFVEALSDEGMDVAADKTAWHIPPTDLLFIQRKISGTALLAARLKAKIDVRAIVSEYLDLG from the coding sequence ATGGCAAGAGATAAGGGCGACCCCAAAAGCCGCTCGGTGCCGCGTGGTCGCTTGTCCCGGTTCAGTCAATTTGGACGGCTGGCCGGAGGTGTTGCTGGCGGCATGATGGCCGAAGGCGCGCGCCGGCTCGCCAATGGGGAAAGGCCTGCGGTACGGGACATGATGCTCACGCCCGGCAATGTTTCAAGGGTTGCCGATCGACTGTCGCATCTGCGCGGCGCGGCGATGAAACTGGGGCAGATGATCTCCATGGATGCCGGGGATATGCTGCCGCCCGAACTCGCTGAAATCATGGCAAAACTGCGTCAGAACGCTCATCGCATGCCGCCGCAGCAGCTACAAAAGGTTCTGGCGGAACAATGGGGACAGAACTGGCGAAAACGCTTTTCCCATTTCGGTGCAACCCCGATTGCAGCCGCTTCTATCGGGCAGGTGCATCGCGCCATGCCCGCTGATGGGCGCGATCTTGCGATCAAAGTCCAATATCCCGGTGTTCAGGAAAGCATTGATGCCGACGTCGACAATGTCGCTGCCTTGCTGAAAATATCCAATCTCTTGCCGCGCGAGCTGGATATCGGTCCGCTGCTGGCCGAGGCGAAGAAGCAATTGCATGAGGAAGCCGATTACCGCCGCGAGGGTGAATATCTCACGCGCTTCGGCACGCTGCTTGCCGGTTCATCGGACTATATCATCCCCGTGCTCGATGAAGAGTTCACCACTGATCGTGTCCTGGCCATGAGCTTTGTCGACGGCAAGGCGATTGAGACATTGGTCGACGCGCCGCAAGAAACCCGGGACGCCACGATGCACCTGCTGTTTCAGCTTGTGCTGCGCGAGATATTCGAATTCGGCGTCATCCAATCGGATCCCAATTTTGCCAATTACCGCTATCAGCCGGACACGGGGAAGCTGATATTGCTGGACTTTGGTGCGACGCGGCCCGTCCGACCTGATATTGCCAAAGCCTATAAAAGGTTGATTGAGGCCGCGTTTAACGGTGATCGCGACGCTGTCCGCAAAGCGGCCCTTGCCGCTGGATTTGTGAGCGAAACCGCCGTTGCCAAGCACCGTCCCCGCATTGACCGCATGATCGATATCATCCTTGGTGAACTGAACCAGCCCGGCCTGTTTGACTTTAGCGATCGCAGCTTCGTCGAGGCCTTGAGCGATGAAGGTATGGACGTTGCAGCCGATAAAACCGCATGGCACATTCCGCCCACTGACCTGCTCTTCATTCAAAGAAAAATCAGCGGAACAGCACTGCTCGCAGCGCGCCTGAAAGCCAAGATAGATGTGCGCGCCATCGTGAGTGAATATCTGGATCTGGGTTAG
- a CDS encoding DNA-packaging protein, with the protein MEHDDRDVITAQQINRLDDKSRAFFLDALGAHHRLEYEASWHKWARKEQLAPAGDWTVWMIMAGRGFGKTRAGAEWVREIAEADGSARFALIGANFAEARMVMVEGESGLLSIAPAKTRPQWEPSLKRLRWPGGAEAYLYSAAEPEGLRGPQHSHSWCDEIAKWPNNSGQALAAWDNLKMGLRLGQAPKITATTTPRPVPLVRSLVGDRGTVITRGSTKDNVANLPGAFIKVMEADYGGTRLGRQELDGELIEELEGALWTRAMLEDSRVDPNEASQTERIVIGVDPPASQNGDACGIIVAGLRRDKKAVILADDSVAKASPETWARAVAKAARKWSADRVIAEANQGGAMVKSVLQAADISLPVRLVHASRGKVARAEPVAALYEAGRVLHAGAFPRLEDELCGLLIGGGYEGPGRSPDRADALVYALTELMLGKRREPRVRV; encoded by the coding sequence ATGGAGCATGATGATCGTGATGTAATCACCGCGCAACAGATTAACCGGCTGGATGACAAATCTCGCGCGTTCTTTCTGGACGCATTGGGAGCGCACCATCGCCTTGAATATGAAGCGAGCTGGCACAAATGGGCGCGCAAGGAGCAATTGGCGCCTGCCGGTGACTGGACGGTGTGGATGATCATGGCCGGCAGAGGCTTTGGCAAAACCAGGGCCGGCGCCGAATGGGTCCGTGAAATTGCTGAGGCCGATGGCAGCGCGCGCTTCGCACTGATCGGGGCCAATTTTGCTGAAGCGCGGATGGTGATGGTCGAAGGAGAAAGCGGCCTGCTGTCAATTGCGCCTGCGAAGACCCGGCCGCAATGGGAGCCGTCGCTGAAACGCCTGCGCTGGCCGGGCGGAGCGGAAGCCTATCTCTATTCAGCCGCAGAACCGGAAGGGCTGCGCGGGCCGCAACATAGCCATAGCTGGTGCGACGAAATCGCCAAATGGCCGAACAATAGCGGGCAAGCGCTGGCGGCGTGGGACAATCTGAAAATGGGATTGCGGCTTGGCCAAGCGCCGAAAATTACCGCCACGACAACGCCCAGGCCAGTGCCGCTGGTGCGATCACTGGTCGGCGATCGCGGCACGGTCATCACGCGCGGCAGCACCAAGGATAATGTCGCGAACCTGCCCGGCGCGTTCATCAAGGTCATGGAAGCGGACTATGGTGGAACCCGGCTGGGACGACAGGAACTGGACGGGGAGCTGATTGAGGAGCTGGAAGGCGCTTTGTGGACACGGGCGATGCTGGAGGATTCGAGGGTTGATCCTAACGAAGCCAGCCAGACCGAACGCATTGTCATCGGTGTTGATCCACCCGCTTCCCAGAACGGAGACGCCTGCGGAATCATCGTCGCTGGCTTGCGCAGGGATAAAAAAGCCGTGATCCTGGCCGATGATAGCGTTGCCAAAGCCAGCCCGGAAACATGGGCACGAGCGGTTGCAAAAGCGGCGCGCAAATGGAGCGCCGACCGGGTGATTGCCGAGGCCAATCAGGGCGGCGCGATGGTGAAGTCGGTCCTGCAAGCGGCGGACATTTCTTTGCCCGTTCGGTTGGTACATGCCTCGCGCGGCAAGGTCGCCCGGGCAGAACCGGTCGCGGCGCTGTATGAAGCGGGACGGGTGCTGCATGCGGGCGCTTTTCCGCGCCTTGAGGACGAGCTGTGCGGGCTGCTAATCGGTGGCGGTTATGAAGGCCCGGGGCGATCACCGGATCGCGCCGATGCGCTGGTATATGCGCTGACGGAATTAATGCTCGGCAAGAGGCGCGAACCGCGCGTGCGGGTTTAG
- a CDS encoding phage portal protein: MTFWQNLTLAFKGGGQQTRPPLGRSYIGTYGGASFTGEAPFSYEGQVREAYVSNAVAQRAVRIVAEGVGGAPLAPMDDALTSLINAASAGQSLLETIAAHLLLHGNAYVQLICGAEDQPAELFALRPDRITIESDTKGWPVAYVYRAGEHQTRIAAQDERERPAIIHIKAFHPTDDHYGLGCLGAAAKAVAVHNSAAQWNKALLDNAARPSGALVFDPGPDGSVLSADQFDRLKAEMEASFAGSGNAGRPMLLEGGLKWQSMSMTPADMDFVALKAAAAREIALAFGVPPMLLGLPGDNSYANYKEANRALWRLTILPLAGKILDGLAGGLRLWWPDAKLTIDRDQIPALSEDRERLWNQVSGADFLSPEEKREILGL; encoded by the coding sequence ATGACATTTTGGCAAAACCTAACCCTCGCCTTCAAGGGCGGTGGGCAGCAAACACGGCCGCCTTTGGGGCGCAGCTATATCGGCACCTATGGCGGTGCTTCCTTTACCGGCGAGGCGCCTTTTTCTTATGAGGGCCAGGTCCGCGAGGCTTATGTCAGCAACGCGGTTGCGCAGCGCGCTGTGCGGATTGTCGCGGAAGGCGTCGGCGGGGCGCCGCTTGCACCGATGGATGACGCGCTCACATCGCTCATCAACGCCGCCAGCGCCGGCCAGTCCCTGCTCGAAACCATCGCTGCGCATCTGCTCTTGCACGGCAATGCCTATGTGCAGCTCATATGCGGTGCCGAGGATCAGCCTGCCGAGCTTTTCGCGCTGCGGCCCGACCGGATCACGATTGAATCCGATACCAAAGGCTGGCCGGTTGCTTATGTCTATCGTGCGGGCGAACATCAGACCCGGATAGCGGCACAGGATGAAAGGGAGCGCCCCGCGATCATCCATATCAAAGCCTTTCACCCGACCGATGACCACTATGGCCTCGGCTGTCTCGGCGCGGCGGCCAAGGCGGTGGCGGTGCATAATTCGGCGGCGCAGTGGAACAAGGCGCTGCTCGACAATGCCGCGCGTCCGTCTGGCGCTTTGGTATTTGATCCCGGGCCGGATGGGTCGGTCTTGTCGGCGGACCAGTTTGATCGGTTGAAGGCCGAGATGGAGGCAAGCTTTGCCGGTTCCGGCAATGCCGGACGGCCGATGCTGCTCGAAGGCGGCCTGAAGTGGCAATCGATGAGCATGACGCCGGCGGACATGGATTTCGTTGCGTTGAAAGCCGCCGCTGCCCGGGAGATCGCGCTGGCTTTCGGCGTCCCGCCAATGCTGCTCGGGCTGCCGGGGGATAATAGCTATGCGAACTATAAAGAAGCCAATCGCGCGCTGTGGCGGCTTACCATATTGCCGCTGGCGGGCAAGATTTTGGACGGACTGGCTGGCGGTCTGCGCCTGTGGTGGCCCGATGCAAAACTTACCATCGATCGCGATCAGATACCCGCGCTGTCCGAAGATCGGGAACGGCTGTGGAACCAAGTGAGCGGGGCGGATTTTCTGTCGCCTGAGGAGAAGCGGGAAATTTTGGGATTATAG
- a CDS encoding DUF6127 family protein, which produces MQNEEMLARLVAQAEGDGADLVTLRAIVEEATDSGAARVLDRLGLADHKAQDDLDELRELLRAWRDAKASAWKAAITWVIRGALALLLIGIAMRFGFGNLVT; this is translated from the coding sequence ATGCAAAACGAAGAAATGCTCGCCCGCCTCGTGGCGCAGGCGGAAGGCGATGGGGCGGATTTGGTCACGCTTCGCGCGATAGTGGAGGAAGCGACCGATAGCGGCGCGGCACGCGTGCTCGACCGGCTGGGTCTCGCCGATCACAAGGCACAGGATGATCTCGACGAGTTGCGCGAACTCTTGCGTGCCTGGCGTGATGCCAAGGCGAGCGCGTGGAAAGCGGCGATAACCTGGGTCATTCGCGGCGCGCTGGCGCTGCTGTTGATCGGCATCGCTATGCGCTTCGGTTTCGGGAACTTGGTTACATGA
- a CDS encoding HK97 family phage prohead protease, translating into MSVIRFAGYAAIFNRIDKGGDIIRPGAFGTLAKGQSLPLLWQHSPEKRIGTITYAHEDERGLRVIGNLLTTTRAGREAAAMLTDGAVKGLSFGYRVKQAIGQRPRELCNLDVAEISLVTSPMQPLARVHCLLDLKRRARASARLAILA; encoded by the coding sequence ATGAGCGTGATCCGCTTTGCTGGCTATGCCGCGATCTTCAACCGCATCGACAAGGGCGGTGACATTATCCGGCCCGGTGCCTTCGGGACACTGGCCAAAGGACAGTCGCTGCCGCTGCTTTGGCAACACAGCCCGGAAAAACGTATCGGTACAATTACTTATGCCCACGAAGACGAGCGCGGCCTCAGGGTGATCGGCAATTTGTTGACCACGACAAGAGCGGGACGCGAAGCAGCAGCGATGCTTACCGATGGTGCGGTAAAGGGGCTGAGCTTTGGCTATCGCGTGAAGCAGGCGATCGGACAGCGGCCCAGAGAGCTATGCAATCTCGACGTCGCGGAAATATCGCTCGTAACCTCTCCGATGCAACCACTGGCTCGGGTGCATTGTTTATTGGACCTCAAGCGCCGGGCGCGGGCCTCCGCCCGCTTGGCTATCCTCGCATAA